A stretch of the Methylacidiphilum caldifontis genome encodes the following:
- a CDS encoding class I SAM-dependent methyltransferase — translation MNKNTFAFAFDIEPISNAFNDIRIYHLLKSAFDFDLFRTIGNNHFTVSQLAEKTGSSQRGMMFFLNALTALGFLEKEKETYKLSLLSKQLFLEDSPDYIGDLLQSPFLNEDWEKLTEAIRRGGPLEGVEGQAKAEEFFPKLIRFLHVLHRNVAVKAAQVIGAGTVHNGLHVLDVGCGSAVWSIAIALADSKAQVTAVDFPKVIEHTRSYVQRHGVADRYHYLAGNIEEINYPSKDYDLVILANILHSEGEKKSRVLLKKFSELTTSTSQIAIIEFLPNRQRTSPVEAILFGLRMLINTTEGGIYSAEEFEEWLKEVGFSKISYHDIGSHSPLLLASKN, via the coding sequence ATGAATAAAAATACATTCGCTTTTGCCTTCGATATTGAGCCCATATCCAATGCATTCAACGATATTAGAATTTATCATCTGTTAAAGTCAGCTTTTGATTTCGATCTATTCAGGACAATTGGAAACAATCATTTTACAGTTTCTCAGTTAGCTGAAAAGACAGGATCGAGTCAAAGAGGGATGATGTTTTTTTTAAATGCTTTAACAGCCTTAGGGTTTCTTGAAAAGGAAAAAGAGACCTATAAGTTATCTCTCCTTTCCAAGCAGCTTTTCCTTGAAGATAGCCCCGATTATATTGGGGATTTACTGCAAAGTCCTTTTCTTAACGAAGATTGGGAAAAACTGACTGAAGCTATTCGTAGGGGTGGCCCTTTAGAAGGGGTTGAAGGCCAGGCTAAAGCTGAAGAATTTTTTCCTAAGTTGATCCGGTTTCTTCATGTCTTACATCGAAATGTCGCCGTTAAGGCTGCACAGGTGATCGGGGCAGGAACGGTCCATAATGGATTACATGTTTTAGATGTAGGTTGTGGTTCTGCAGTCTGGAGTATTGCGATAGCCTTGGCTGATAGTAAAGCGCAGGTTACCGCTGTAGATTTTCCAAAGGTCATCGAACATACCCGTTCTTATGTCCAAAGACATGGAGTAGCCGATCGCTACCATTATTTAGCTGGAAATATCGAAGAGATTAATTATCCTTCTAAAGACTATGACCTGGTTATCTTGGCTAACATTCTCCATTCGGAAGGTGAAAAAAAGTCTCGAGTGCTTTTAAAGAAATTTTCGGAACTAACAACTTCTACCAGTCAAATCGCTATTATTGAATTTCTACCTAATCGACAAAGAACTTCTCCAGTGGAAGCTATCCTTTTTGGTCTTCGAATGCTTATCAATACAACAGAAGGAGGAATTTATTCTGCCGAGGAATTCGAAGAATGGCTCAAAGAGGTTGGATTTAGCAAAATCTCTTACCATGATATCGGCTCTCATTCCCCTCTTCTCTTAGCATCAAAAAACTAG
- a CDS encoding glycosyl hydrolase family 57, producing the protein MPNFFLDHLPNICGREEEIKEAIQKKESINWETTGIDFGRIKSGASIALHMHQPLIPAGGVDLQSARIISNLQYMFEHLGEGDNHNAPVFQWCYKRMGQFIPELLAESKKPRVMLDYSGTLLFGFELMSSGDILDSLNKLANDPLCKQCVEFLGTAWGHPVAPSTPIQDFRLHVQAWQHHFASLFGIEALSRIRGFSPPEMALPNHPDVAYHFVKTLRDCGYEWVLVQEHTVEQLDGKPLSFKHIPHRLVCVNSQGEKAEIIAIIKTQGSDTKLVGQMQPWYEARGLNRMECCGRSIPPLVTQIADGENGGVMMNEFPPKYFEVVRNCSDSPFPLLNVSEYLAYLKAAGIKEEDFPPIQPIFQHVLFQFFEPGSGTQKLTETIEKVRKENPRFSMEGGSWTNNISWVRGYGELLGPMAQLSRLFYEKVLGKGLSSLDPRYKQALFYLLVSQTSCFRYWGSGLWTEYGKEICRRGIEFIKQNF; encoded by the coding sequence ATGCCCAACTTTTTTCTTGATCATCTTCCCAATATCTGTGGCAGAGAAGAGGAGATTAAAGAAGCCATTCAAAAAAAAGAATCGATCAATTGGGAAACTACAGGCATAGATTTTGGACGAATAAAAAGTGGAGCTTCAATAGCCCTTCATATGCATCAGCCTTTGATTCCTGCCGGAGGTGTTGATCTGCAGTCGGCTCGAATCATCAGCAATCTTCAATATATGTTCGAGCATTTGGGTGAAGGTGATAATCATAATGCTCCAGTTTTTCAATGGTGTTATAAGCGTATGGGGCAATTTATTCCTGAGCTTTTGGCTGAATCTAAAAAGCCTCGGGTTATGCTTGATTATTCAGGGACATTGCTTTTTGGATTTGAGCTGATGTCAAGCGGGGATATCTTAGATAGCCTTAATAAGCTGGCTAACGATCCTTTATGTAAACAGTGTGTAGAGTTTCTGGGAACAGCTTGGGGCCATCCCGTTGCACCTTCGACCCCTATCCAGGATTTCCGTTTGCATGTTCAGGCATGGCAACATCATTTTGCTTCTCTTTTTGGTATTGAAGCTCTCTCAAGAATAAGGGGATTTTCTCCACCCGAAATGGCTCTTCCTAACCATCCTGACGTGGCTTACCATTTTGTCAAGACTTTGCGGGATTGCGGTTATGAGTGGGTTTTAGTCCAGGAACATACCGTAGAACAACTCGATGGTAAACCTTTATCTTTTAAACATATACCCCACCGGCTTGTTTGTGTAAACTCCCAAGGAGAAAAAGCAGAAATTATAGCCATCATTAAAACACAGGGTTCAGATACCAAACTTGTGGGACAGATGCAGCCTTGGTATGAGGCGCGAGGGCTTAATCGGATGGAATGTTGTGGTCGATCTATTCCCCCATTAGTTACCCAGATTGCTGATGGGGAGAACGGTGGGGTAATGATGAATGAATTTCCTCCTAAATATTTCGAAGTAGTTAGAAACTGTTCTGATAGTCCTTTCCCTCTTTTGAATGTCTCTGAATATTTAGCTTATCTAAAGGCAGCAGGTATAAAAGAAGAAGATTTTCCCCCTATTCAACCCATTTTTCAGCATGTTCTTTTTCAGTTCTTTGAGCCAGGCAGTGGGACTCAAAAGCTTACTGAAACGATTGAAAAAGTACGGAAAGAAAATCCCCGATTTTCCATGGAAGGAGGGAGTTGGACAAACAACATTTCATGGGTAAGGGGCTATGGAGAGCTGCTTGGCCCCATGGCACAATTGAGTCGGCTTTTTTATGAAAAAGTTTTAGGAAAAGGGCTCTCTTCTTTAGATCCGAGGTACAAGCAGGCCTTGTTTTATCTTTTAGTCAGCCAAACAAGCTGTTTTCGATACTGGGGATCAGGATTGTGGACGGAGTATGGAAAAGAAATATGCAGACGGGGTATTGAATTTATAAAGCAAAATTTTTAA